A genomic segment from Brienomyrus brachyistius isolate T26 chromosome 9, BBRACH_0.4, whole genome shotgun sequence encodes:
- the LOC125749639 gene encoding uncharacterized protein LOC125749639 isoform X4 has protein sequence MEKERGKRGAESLPRKRAGSPAPSCVSMKSDKSMGLPPKFSEEPFPPDQRDQVERCNSDPHEGDLSSVFKFPEEKAQMLLNDDPADRLEQRHLLSQCQRRMKCDLKKKCECVFEGKAKEGQPTLLSEIYTELYITEGGTGEVNDEHEVRQIETASKKRVTEDTTVKCNDIFKPLCGRETPIRTVLTKGVAGIGKTVSVQKFILDWAEGKANQDVHFIFALPFRNLNLIKDEYSLIELLHHFVPELKSFEPSELFMYKVLFIFDGLDECRLPLDFQNNESWFDVTKRMSLDVLLTNLIKGNLLPSALLWITSRPAAANQIPAKCVHQVTEIRGFSDAQKEEYFRRRFNDQSLASRIISHVKSSRSLFIMCHIPVFCWMSATVLERLFSETDSGEIPKTLTEMYTHFLIFQTTLKNVKYMKNHETKLNEYSKEFLLKLGKLAFDNLEKGNLIFYEQDLSENGIDVTETSVYSGVCTEVFKEEYGLYQEKVYCFVHLSIQEYLAALYVFLSNTSPDLLETAVDQALESKNGHLDLYLRFLLGLSTDSSQNLLQWLLGQTRINSRNVEEMHRYMHPSSFCTPRSALWEFEADFHRRMSRLFLSELGSNPKRDANPFLAQYIKHKIQENLSPERTINLFHCLNELGDNSLVEEVQRYLNSGRLSAEGLSPAQYSALAFVLLMSDEELDVFDMKKFVRSDKEHWRLLPVVKTSKTALLNGCNLTEKCCEALASALRSNSSALRELDLSDNDLSDHVLSDNDPNVYHQQILKLMLMFHRQIGKLGKNSGVKLLSAGLGDSHCKLEILRLSGCRVREEGCSSLASALRSNPSHLRELDLSYNHPGDSGVKLLSAVLEDPSCKLEKLKLNGCNLTEKCCEALASALRSNSSALRELDLSDNDLSDHVLSDNDLNVYHQQILELMLMFHRQIGKLGKNSGVKLLSAGLGDSHCKLEILRLSGCRVREEGCSSLASALRSNPSHLRELDLSYNHPGDSGVKLLSAVLKDPSCKLEKLWLVRCGVTKRGCSSLASALRSNPSHLRELDLSKTHTGDSGVKLLSAVLEDPSCKLEKLKLVRCGVTKRGCSSLASALRSNPSHLRELDLSYNHPGDSGVKLLSAVLKDPSCKLEKLKLVRCGVTKRGCSSLASALRSNPSHLRELDLSKTHTGDSGVKLLSAVLEDPSCKLEKLMLSWCGITEEGCSSLASALRSNPSHLRELDLSLNNPGDSGVMLLSAVLEDPSCKLEKLNGLMERADSPVPSCVSMKSDQSMEPPRNLSDGPFPPDQSGLMERAGSPVPSCVSMKSDQSMEPPRNLSDGPFPPDQRDQVKRCNSDPHEGDLSSVFKFPEEKAHMFLNDDPADRLEQSKSPHLLSHCQHRIKHNLKKKCECVFEGKAKEGRPTLLSEIYTELYITEGGTGGVNDEHEVRQIETASKKRVTRDTTVKCNDIIKPLCGRETPIRTVLTKGVAGIGKTVSVQKFILDWAEGKANQDVHFIFALPFRNLNLIKDEYSLIELLHHFVPELKSFEPSELFMYKVLFIFDGLDECRLPLDFQNNESWFDVTKKMSLDVLLTNLIKGNLLPSALLWITSRPAAASQIPAKCVHQVTEIRGFSDAQKEEYFRRRFNDQSLASRIISHVKSSRSLFIMCHIPVFCWMSATVLERLFSETDSGEIPKTLTEMYTHFLIFQTTLKNDKYMKNHETKLNEYSKKFLLKLGKLAFDNLEKGNLIFYEQDLTENDIDVTEASVYSGVCTEVFKEEYGLYQEKVYCFVHLSIQEYLAALYVFLSNTSPDLLETVVDEALESKNGHLDLYLRFLLGLSTDSNQNLLQRLLGQTRTSSHNLEETVKYIKENVQENLSTERTINLFHCLNELGDNSLVEEVQRFLNSERLSAEGLSPAQYSALAFVLLMSDEELDVFDLKKFVRSDKEHWRLLPVVKTSKTALLNSCDLTGECCEELASALRSNSSPLRELDLSDNDLSDHVLQDPGGKPHFARQRDFHRKLDKDSEEKLLSAGLGNSHCKQEILRLNGCDLTEKCCEALASGLRSNSSPLSDNDLSVNDQQDSGVKLLSAGLADSHCKLEILRLSGCRVREEGCSFLASALRSNPSHLRELDLSYNHPGDSGVKLLSAVLEDPSCKLEKLKLDRCELTEKCCEALASALRSNSSPLRELDLSDNDLQESGVKLLSAGLGDSHCKLEILRLSGCRVTEEGCSSLASALRSNPSHLRELDLSYNHPGDSGVKLLSAVLEDPSCKLEKLNVDQSGECRIRPGFLKYSCHLTLDPNTAHRCLSLSEGNRKVQWVEEEPYPDHPERFDRWKQVLCRESLTGRCYWEAEWWGADPRIGVTYKGIRRKGESDDCGLGFNEKSWILSRHNLPSIYFVQHNNKRTDLPRDTPIPPRVGVYLDWEAGTLCFYSVFSDGLTLLHRFTSTFTEPLCPGLAIGANRPGFEDHHPYGVLSLRTLE, from the exons AGACCAAGTGGAAAGATGTAATTCAGATCCACATGAAGGAGATTTATCATCCGTCTTCAAG TTTCCTGAGGAAAAAGCTCAAATGTTACTGAATGATGATCCTGCTGACAGACTGGAGCAGA ggcATCTTCTGTCACAATGCCAGCGTAGAATGAAATGTGACTTGAAGAAGAAatgtgagtgtgtatttgaagggaaagctaaggaaggacagccaacacttctcagtgagatttacacagaactctacataactgaaggtgggactggagaagtcaatgatgaacatgaagtgagacagattgaaacagcatccaagaaacgggtaacagaagatactacagtcaagtgcaatgatatatttaaacccttatgtgggcgtgagacacctatcagaactgtactcactaaaggggtggcaggtatcgggaaaacagtctctgtgcagaaattcattctcgactgggcagaaggaaaagcaaaccaggatgttcacttcatattcgctcttcctttccggaacctgaatttgattaaggatgaatacagtctgattgaactgcttcaccactttgtcccagaactgaaatcatttgaACCCTCTGAGCTGTTTATGTACAAAgttttgttcatctttgatggtctggatgagtgtcgccttcctctagattttcagaacaatgagagctggtttgatgtaacaaagagaATGTCACTTGATGTgttgttgactaacctcattaaggggaatctgctcccatccgctctcctctggataacctcccggccagcagcagccaatcagatacctgctaagtgtgtccaccaggtgacagagatacgagggttcagtgatgcccagaaggaggagtatttcaggaggagatttaatgatcagagcctggccagcaggattatctcacatgtgaaatcatcaaggagcctcttcatcatgtgccacatacctgtgttctgctggatgtcagccactgtccttgagaggctttttagtgagactgacagtgGAGAAATTCCAAAGACTctcactgaaatgtacacacacttcctaaTCTTTCAGACAACTTTAAAAAATgtcaagtatatgaaaaaccatgaaacCAAGCTTAAtgaatacagcaaggaattccttctaaaacttggtaaacttgcttttgacaacctggagaaaggcaatctcatattttatgagcaagatctgtcagagaatggcattgatgtcactgaaacttcagtttactctggagtgtgcacagaagtctttaaagaggagtatgggttgtaccaggagaaggtgtactgctttgtgcatctgagcatccaggagtatctcgctgctttatatgtgtttctatCAAACACATcacctgacctgctggagactgcagtggatcaggcattagagagcaagaatggacacttggacctctatctccgcttcctcctgggcctctcaacagactccagtcagAATTTGTTACAGTGGCTACTGGGACAGACAAGAATCAACTCACGTAACGTTGAGGAAATGCACCGATACATGCATCCATCCAGTTTCTGTACCCCCCGTTCAGCACTTTGGGAGTTCGAAGCTGATTTCCACAGGCGTATGAGCAGGCTGTTTCTCTCAGAATTGGGATCCAACCCAAAAAGGGATGCCAACCCATTCCTGGCTCAATACATCAAGCAcaaaatacaggagaatttatctccagaaaggaccatcaatctgttccactgtctgaatgaactggGTGATAATTCcctagtagaggaagtacaaaggtACCTTAATTCAGGACGTCTGTCAGCAGAAggtctctcacctgcacagtactcagctctggcctttgtgttactgatgtcagatgaggagctggatgtgtttgatatgAAGAAATTCGTCAGATCAGATAAAGAGCAttggaggctgctgcctgtggtcaagacgTCTAAGACAGCTCT GCTCAATggctgtaatctcacagagaaatgctgtgaggcgttggcttcagctctcagatcaaactcctcagccCTGAGAGAGCtagacctgagtgacaatgacctgagtGACCATgtcctgagtgacaatgacccgAATGTCTATCATCAGCAGATTTTAAAAttgatgctgatgtttcatagACAGATAGGTAAACTGGGCAAgaattcaggagtgaagctgctctctgctggactgggggactcgcactgtaaactggagatactgag GTTGTCAGGCTGTAGGGTcagagaagaaggctgttcttccctggcttcagctctgaggtcaaacccctcacacctgcgagagctggatctgagctacaatcacccaggagactcaggagtgaagctgctctctgctgtgctggaggatcccagctgtaaactggagaagctgaa GCTCAATggctgtaatctcacagagaaatgctgtgaggcgttggcttcagctctcagatcaaactcctcagccCTGAGAGAGCtagacctgagtgacaatgacctgagtGACCATgtcctgagtgacaatgacctgaatGTCTATCATCAGCAGATTTTAGAAttgatgctgatgtttcatagACAGATAGGTAAACTGGGCAAgaattcaggagtgaagctgctctctgctggactgggggactcgcactgtaaactggagatactgag GTTGTCAGGCTGTAGGGTCAGAgaggaaggctgttcttccctggcttcagctctgaggtcaaacccctcacacctgcgagagctggatctgagctacaatcacccaggagattcaggagtgaagctgctctctgctgtgctgaaggatcccagctgtaaactggagaagctgtg GCTGGTCAGATGTGGAGTCACAAagagaggctgttcttccctggcttcagctctgaggtcaaacccctcacacctgagagagctggatctgagcaagACTCACactggagactcaggagtgaagctgctctctgctgtactggaggatcccagctgtaaactggagaagctgaa GCTGGTCAGATGTGGAGTCACAAagagaggctgttcttccctggcttcagctctgaggtcaaacccctcacacctgcgagagctggatctgagctacaatcacccaggagattcaggagtgaaactgctctctgctgtgctgaaggatcccagctgtaaactggagaagctgaa GCTGGTCAGATGTGGAGTCACAAagagaggctgttcttccctggcttcagctctgaggtcaaacccctcacacctgagagagctggatctgagcaagACTCACactggagactcaggagtgaagctgctctctgctgtactggaggatcccagctgtaaactggagaagctgat gctgtcatggtgtggaatcacagaggaaggctgttcttcactggcttcagctctgaggtcaaacccctcacacctgagagagctggatctgagcctCAAtaacccaggagactcaggagtgatgcTGCTATCTGCTgtgctggaggatcccagctgtaaactggagaagctgaa tggcctgatggagagagcagactctcctgtacccagctgtgtttccatgaagagtgaccagTCGATGGAGCCCCCACGCAACCTCAGTGATGGACCTTTTCctccagatcaaag tggcctgatggagagagcaggctctcctgtacccagctgtgtttccatgaagagtgaccagTCGATGGAGCCCCCACGCAACCTCAGTGATGGACCTTTTCctccagatcaaag AGACCAAGTGAAAAGATGTAATTCAGATCCGCATGAAGGAGATTTATCATCCGTCTTCAAG TTTCCTGAGGAAAAAGCTCATATGTTTCTGAATGATGATCCTGCTGACAGACTGGAGCAGAGTAAGAGCC CGCATCTTCTGTCACATTGTCAGCACAGAATCAAACATAACCTGAAGAAGAAatgtgagtgtgtatttgaagggaaagctaaggaaggacggccaacacttctcagtgagatttacacagaactctacataactgaaggtgggactggaggagtcaatgatgaacatgaagtgagacagattgaaacagcatccaagaaacgGGTAACAagagatactacagtcaagtgcaatgatataattAAACCTttatgtgggcgtgagacacctatcagaactgtactcactaaaggtgtggcaggtatcgggaaaacagtctctgtgcagaaattcattctcgactgggcagaaggaaaagcaaaccaggatgttcacttcatatttgctcttcctttccggaacctgaatttgattaaggatgaatacagtctgattgaactgcttcaccactttgtcccagaactgaaatcatttgaACCCTCTGAGCTGTTTATGTACAAAgttttgttcatctttgatggtctggatgagtgtcgccttcctctagattttcagaacaatgagagctggtttgatgtaacaaagaaaatgtcactggatgtgctgttgactaacctcattaaagggaatctgcttccatctgctctgctctggataacctcccggccagcagcagccagtcagatacctgctaagtgtgtccaccaggtgacagagatacgagggttcagtgatgcccagaaggaggagtatttcaggaggagatttaatgatcagagcctggccagcaggattatctcacatgtgaaatcatcaaggagcctcttcatcatgtgccacatacctgtgttctgctggatgtcAGCCACAGTTCTTgagaggctttttagtgagactgacagtgGAGAAATTCCAAAGACTctcactgaaatgtacacacacttcctgattttTCAGACaactttaaaaaatgacaagtatatgaaaaaccatgaaacCAAGCTTAATGAATACAGCAAGAAATTCCTtctaaaacttggtaaactggcttttgacaaccttgagaaaggcaacctcatattttatgagcaagatctgacagagaatgacattgatgtcactgaagcttcagtttactctggagtgtgtacagaagtctttaaagaggagtatgggttgtaccaggagaaggtgtactgctttgtgcatctgagcatccaggagtatctcgccgctttatatgtgtttctatCAAACACATCACCTGACCTGTTAGAGACCGTAGTGGACgaggcattagagagcaagaatggacacttggacctctacctccgcttcctcctgggcctctcaacagattCCAATCAGAATCTGTTACAGCGGCTACTTGGACAGACAAGAACCAGCTCACATAACCTTGAGGAAACAGTAAAATACATCAAGGAGAATGTACAAGAGAATTTATCTACAGAacggaccatcaacctgttccactgtctgaatgaactggGTGATAATTCcctagtagaggaagtacaaagattcCTTAATTCAGAACGTCTGTCAGCAGAAGGTCTCTCACCTGCGCAGtattcagctctggcctttgtgttactgatgtcagatgaggagctggatgtgtttgatctgaagaaattcGTCAGGTCAGATAAAGAGCAttggaggctgctgcctgtggtcaagacgTCTAAGACAGCTCT gctgaacagctgtgatctcacAGGGGAATGCTGCGAGGagttggcttcagctctcagatcaaactcttcacctctgagagagctggacctgagtgacaatgacctgagtGACCATGTCCTGCAGGATCCAGGAGGGAAGCCACACTTTGCTAGACAGAGGGATTTTCACCGTAAATTGGACAAAGATTCAGAAGAGAAGcttctctctgctggactggggaattcacactgtaaacaggagatactgag GCTGAATGGCTGTgatctcacagagaaatgctgcgaGGCGTTGGCTTCAGGTCttagatcaaactcctcacccttgagtgacaatgacctgagtGTCAATGATCAGcaagattcaggagtgaagctgctctctgctggactggcagattcacactgtaaactggagatactgag GCtttcaggctgtagagtcagaGAGGAAGGCTGTTCtttcctggcttcagctctgaggtcaaacccctcacacctgagagagctggatctgagctacaatcacccaggagactcaggagtgaagctgctctctgctgtactggaggatcccagctgtaaactggagaagctgaa ACTAGACCgatgtgaactcacagagaaatgctgtgaggcactggcttcagctctcagatcaaactcctcacccctgagagagctggacctgagtgacaatgacctgcaggagtcaggagtgaagctgctctctgctggactgggggattcacactgtaaactggagatactgag gctgtcaggctgtagagtcacagaggaaggctgttcttcactggcttcagctctgaggtcaaacccctcacacctgagagagctggatctgagctacaatcacccaggagactcaggagtgaagctgctctctgctgtactggaggatcccagctgtaaactggagaagctgaa tgtggaccagagtggagagtgcaggatcaGACCAGGGTTCCTGAAAT